In Kitasatospora sp. NA04385, a single genomic region encodes these proteins:
- a CDS encoding MHYT domain-containing protein, with protein sequence MGSMDHFSFGWLTPALSYAMACVGAALGLRCTLRALSATGASRRNWLLTAAAAIGSGIWTMHFVAMFGFTVDGTDLRYDVPLTVLSLLIAVVVVGLGVFVVGYGRHRGRSLLLGGLTTGVGVAAMHYLGMSAVRIHGELRYQFGTVALSVLIAVGAATAALWAAVTIRNVYAAAAAALVMGIAVSCMHYTGMAAVHIHMEPARTGLGGATPMQFVFPLAVGLGSFLFLTAAFVALSPTAQERAAYREAGELAVEDLGRAA encoded by the coding sequence ATGGGATCGATGGACCACTTCAGTTTCGGCTGGCTCACGCCGGCGCTCTCCTACGCGATGGCCTGCGTCGGCGCCGCCCTCGGCCTGCGCTGCACCCTGCGCGCGCTGTCCGCCACCGGCGCCTCCCGGCGCAACTGGCTGCTCACCGCCGCCGCCGCGATCGGCTCCGGCATCTGGACGATGCACTTCGTCGCGATGTTCGGCTTCACCGTCGACGGCACCGACCTGCGCTACGACGTCCCGCTGACCGTCCTCAGCCTGCTGATCGCGGTCGTCGTGGTCGGCCTCGGCGTGTTCGTGGTCGGGTACGGGCGCCACCGCGGCCGCAGCCTGCTGCTGGGCGGCCTCACCACCGGCGTCGGCGTCGCCGCGATGCACTACCTCGGCATGTCCGCGGTCCGCATCCACGGCGAACTGCGCTACCAGTTCGGCACGGTCGCGCTCTCCGTGCTGATCGCCGTCGGCGCCGCCACCGCCGCGCTCTGGGCCGCCGTCACCATCCGCAACGTGTACGCCGCCGCCGCGGCCGCCCTGGTCATGGGCATCGCGGTCAGCTGCATGCACTACACCGGCATGGCCGCTGTCCACATCCACATGGAACCCGCCCGCACCGGCCTCGGCGGCGCGACCCCCATGCAGTTCGTCTTCCCGCTGGCCGTCGGGCTCGGCTCCTTCCTCTTCCTCACCGCCGCCTTCGTCGCGCTCTCCCCGACCGCGCAGGAGCGCGCCGCCTACCGCGAGGCCGGCGAACTCGCCGTCGAGGACCTCGGCCGCGCCGCCTGA
- a CDS encoding alpha/beta fold hydrolase: MTRIDVNGTTLGTESFGDRHAPLVLLAGGTTMLSWPDALCERLAAGGRRVVRYDLRDSGESATGDPRAPGYTLRTLAADAAALAGALGGGPAHLAGTGVGGMVAQVAALDHPEAFSALTLVGTRPVAPGPVDADLPDHDRQAMGRLFSRPAPDWTDRAAVAAFAAAGAEALGDDPDAARATAARIWDRTPGDTPPVHLANQLGLVFSALDCAPRWRERLPGIGLPTLVVHGRRNRFFPVGNAEALAREIPGARLLVLDAATALPASAADEVAGAMLALR; encoded by the coding sequence ATGACCCGAATCGACGTCAACGGAACCACCCTCGGCACCGAGTCCTTCGGCGACCGGCACGCACCGCTCGTCCTGCTCGCGGGCGGGACGACGATGCTCTCCTGGCCGGACGCGCTGTGCGAGCGCCTCGCGGCCGGCGGGCGCCGCGTGGTGCGCTACGACCTGCGGGACAGCGGGGAGTCGGCGACCGGCGACCCGCGGGCGCCCGGCTACACCCTGCGCACCCTCGCCGCCGACGCGGCGGCCCTCGCCGGGGCGCTCGGCGGGGGCCCCGCGCACCTCGCCGGGACCGGGGTGGGCGGAATGGTCGCGCAGGTGGCCGCGCTCGACCACCCGGAGGCGTTCTCGGCGCTCACCCTGGTCGGCACCCGCCCGGTCGCCCCCGGCCCGGTCGACGCGGACCTGCCCGACCACGACCGGCAGGCGATGGGCCGGCTGTTCTCCCGTCCGGCGCCGGACTGGACCGACCGGGCGGCGGTCGCCGCGTTCGCCGCCGCGGGCGCGGAGGCCCTCGGGGACGACCCGGACGCCGCCCGGGCCACCGCGGCCCGGATCTGGGACCGCACGCCCGGCGACACGCCCCCGGTGCACCTGGCCAACCAGCTCGGCCTGGTGTTCTCCGCGCTCGACTGCGCCCCCCGCTGGCGCGAGCGGCTGCCCGGGATCGGCCTCCCCACCCTGGTCGTGCACGGCCGCCGCAACCGGTTCTTCCCCGTCGGCAACGCCGAGGCGCTGGCCCGCGAGATCCCGGGCGCGCGGCTGCTCGTCCTGGACGCCGCGACGGCGCTGCCCGCCTCCGCGGCCGACGAGGTGGCCGGGGCGATGCTGGCACTGCGCTGA
- a CDS encoding ATP/GTP-binding protein has protein sequence MGFAPSDSTDLALKILVAGGFGVGKTTLVGAVSEIKPLRTEEQLTAAGTHVDDLGGVERKTTTTVAMDFGRITIREGLSVYLFGTPGQDRFWFLWDELAHGALGAVVLADTRRLTDCFPAVDFFEHRGIPFVVAVNRFEGSRSFRPEDVSRALDLDPATPVVLCDARERASGKGVLISLVEHAGKVHAARVLAQARS, from the coding sequence ATGGGCTTCGCGCCCTCTGACAGCACCGACCTCGCCCTGAAGATCCTGGTCGCCGGCGGCTTCGGCGTCGGCAAGACCACCCTGGTCGGGGCGGTCAGCGAGATCAAACCCCTGCGCACCGAGGAGCAGCTCACCGCCGCCGGGACCCACGTCGACGACCTCGGCGGCGTCGAACGCAAGACCACCACCACCGTCGCCATGGACTTCGGCCGGATCACCATCCGCGAGGGCCTGTCGGTCTACCTCTTCGGCACCCCCGGCCAGGACCGCTTCTGGTTCCTCTGGGACGAACTCGCCCACGGCGCCCTCGGCGCCGTCGTCCTCGCCGACACCCGCCGCCTCACCGACTGCTTCCCCGCCGTCGACTTCTTCGAGCACCGCGGCATCCCCTTCGTGGTCGCCGTCAACCGCTTCGAGGGCAGCCGCTCCTTCCGCCCCGAGGACGTCTCCAGGGCGCTCGACCTCGACCCGGCCACCCCCGTGGTCCTCTGCGACGCCCGCGAACGCGCCTCCGGCAAGGGCGTCCTGATCAGCCTGGTCGAACACGCCGGCAAGGTCCACGCCGCCCGGGTGCTCGCCCAGGCCCGCAGCTGA
- a CDS encoding roadblock/LC7 domain-containing protein, with the protein MIGTTRQSGELNWLLDELVTRTARVRFAVMLSADGLPMGNSTGLGREDAEHLAAVASGFHSLAKGAGRHFEAGRVRQTMVELERGYLFVAAAGQGSCLAVFAEPDADLGLVAYEMARLVRRVGEHLDAAPRGY; encoded by the coding sequence ATGATCGGCACCACCCGCCAGAGCGGCGAACTCAACTGGCTCCTGGACGAGTTGGTGACCCGGACCGCCCGGGTCAGGTTCGCCGTCATGCTCTCCGCCGACGGACTCCCGATGGGCAACTCCACCGGCCTCGGCCGCGAGGACGCCGAACACCTGGCCGCCGTCGCCTCCGGTTTCCACAGCCTGGCCAAGGGCGCCGGACGCCACTTCGAGGCCGGTCGGGTCCGCCAGACCATGGTCGAACTGGAACGCGGCTACCTGTTCGTCGCGGCCGCCGGACAGGGCTCCTGCCTGGCCGTCTTCGCCGAACCCGACGCCGACCTCGGCCTGGTCGCCTACGAGATGGCCCGCCTGGTCCGCCGGGTCGGCGAGCACCTGGACGCCGCCCCGCGCGGCTACTAG
- a CDS encoding sensor histidine kinase: MPPNTARLRLPALPKVSGRVPAPLADAAPAVVLFVAMLVERFGAAARIGDRMPYALALTVALALPVAARRRAPLTAFLVGTLALTAEAQLVAPSPVSPYANLFGAYAVGRYAGRGRAGWGPPLVVLGIVGYFAGQDVEAVTPVGFLALWLAVWAYGYADARRLAEQAVERRRARAELLAEERTRIAREVHDLVGHSLNLMLVQAGAARRLIDRTPERSRELLVEIERTGNDALGELDRVLGLLRGAAPRHPDGAPPAEPGVAELPYLVERMSRAGLAVALHRDAPPLPPEQDRCAYRVVQESLTNALRHSGAAYATVRIVRQEERTLVEVLDDGSGPPPGHRPGRGLTGIAERAARLNGTAQHGLGPNGGFLVRVSLPTGGGA; the protein is encoded by the coding sequence ATGCCGCCGAACACCGCCAGACTCCGACTCCCCGCCCTCCCCAAGGTGTCGGGCCGCGTCCCCGCCCCGCTGGCGGACGCCGCGCCCGCCGTCGTGCTGTTCGTCGCGATGCTGGTCGAACGGTTCGGCGCGGCGGCCCGGATCGGGGACCGGATGCCGTACGCGCTGGCCCTGACCGTGGCGCTGGCCCTCCCGGTCGCCGCCCGCCGCCGGGCCCCGCTGACGGCCTTCCTGGTGGGGACGCTGGCGCTGACCGCCGAGGCGCAGCTCGTCGCGCCGAGCCCGGTCTCGCCGTACGCCAACCTGTTCGGCGCGTACGCGGTGGGCCGGTACGCGGGCCGGGGCCGGGCGGGGTGGGGGCCGCCGCTGGTGGTGCTCGGCATCGTCGGGTACTTCGCCGGGCAGGACGTCGAGGCGGTGACGCCGGTCGGCTTCCTCGCGCTCTGGCTGGCGGTGTGGGCGTACGGCTACGCGGACGCGCGGCGGCTTGCCGAGCAGGCGGTCGAACGGCGGCGCGCCCGGGCCGAGTTGCTCGCCGAGGAGCGGACCAGGATCGCCCGCGAGGTGCACGACCTGGTCGGCCACTCACTGAACCTGATGCTGGTGCAGGCCGGGGCCGCCCGCCGGCTGATCGACCGCACCCCCGAGCGCAGCCGCGAACTGCTGGTGGAGATCGAACGCACCGGCAACGACGCGCTCGGCGAACTCGACCGCGTCCTGGGCCTGTTGCGCGGCGCCGCGCCCCGGCACCCGGACGGGGCGCCGCCCGCCGAGCCCGGCGTCGCCGAACTCCCGTACCTGGTCGAGCGGATGAGCCGGGCCGGGCTGGCCGTCGCGCTGCACCGGGACGCCCCGCCGCTGCCCCCGGAGCAGGACCGCTGCGCGTACCGGGTGGTCCAGGAGTCGCTGACCAACGCGCTGCGGCACTCCGGCGCCGCCTACGCCACCGTCCGGATCGTCCGGCAGGAGGAGCGCACCCTGGTGGAGGTGCTGGACGACGGCTCCGGCCCGCCGCCCGGCCACCGGCCCGGCCGCGGCCTGACCGGCATCGCCGAGCGCGCCGCCCGCCTGAACGGCACCGCCCAGCACGGCCTCGGCCCGAACGGCGGCTTCCTGGTCCGGGTCTCCCTCCCCACCGGGGGCGGGGCGTGA
- a CDS encoding MFS transporter translates to MVFAGRHGRPADVAWVEAALAAGSATGGLALGAVDRRTPAATRLTALSAALSAALALAALAPTVPALAVVAALAGLAVAPTLTTAYLLTDELATPAERTRAGAWVNTSYNAGSSTATALTGTLLTHLPLPSCLLLAATPPLAALALRGRKPRPAGSPARAPERARPDTDEFRRPDPSNPV, encoded by the coding sequence GTGGTCTTCGCCGGTCGCCACGGCCGCCCCGCGGACGTCGCCTGGGTCGAGGCCGCGCTGGCCGCCGGCAGTGCGACGGGCGGACTGGCCCTCGGGGCGGTCGACCGGCGGACCCCCGCCGCGACCCGGCTCACCGCCCTGAGCGCGGCGCTCTCCGCCGCGCTCGCCCTCGCCGCGCTCGCCCCCACCGTCCCGGCCCTGGCCGTCGTCGCCGCGCTGGCCGGTCTCGCGGTCGCCCCCACCCTCACCACCGCCTACCTCCTCACCGACGAACTCGCCACCCCCGCCGAGCGCACCCGCGCCGGGGCCTGGGTCAACACCTCCTACAACGCCGGGAGTTCCACCGCCACCGCGCTCACCGGCACCCTCCTCACCCACCTCCCGCTCCCCAGCTGCCTCCTGCTCGCCGCCACCCCGCCGCTCGCCGCGCTCGCCCTGCGCGGCCGGAAGCCCCGCCCGGCCGGAAGCCCCGCGCGAGCCCCCGAACGCGCCCGCCCGGACACCGATGAGTTCCGGCGGCCCGACCCGTCCAACCCGGTATGA
- a CDS encoding DUF742 domain-containing protein, with protein sequence MAHPPRDHLPGTPSGYPPPPDRPVQWYDEDAGPMVRPYALTRGRTRPGRAFDLIALVVTDVPDPAVLPVGPEQLAILETCRGNALSVAEIAADLDLPLGVVRVLLGDLLDGEHIRVSRPVPPALLPHEHVLQEVIHGLRAL encoded by the coding sequence ATGGCCCACCCGCCCCGGGACCACCTGCCCGGCACCCCGTCCGGCTACCCGCCGCCGCCCGACCGCCCCGTCCAGTGGTACGACGAGGACGCCGGGCCGATGGTCCGCCCCTACGCCCTCACCCGGGGCCGCACCCGCCCCGGCCGGGCCTTCGACCTGATCGCCCTGGTCGTCACCGACGTCCCCGACCCGGCCGTGCTGCCGGTCGGCCCCGAGCAGCTCGCCATCCTGGAGACCTGCCGGGGCAACGCCCTGTCCGTCGCCGAGATCGCCGCCGACCTCGACCTGCCGCTCGGCGTGGTCCGGGTCCTGCTCGGCGACCTCCTCGACGGCGAGCACATCCGGGTCAGCCGCCCCGTCCCGCCGGCCCTGCTCCCGCACGAACACGTCCTCCAGGAGGTCATCCATGGGCTTCGCGCCCTCTGA
- a CDS encoding nitrate- and nitrite sensing domain-containing protein yields MVPVVSVMALWAFATVTTAGDVWDLLRIKNVDATLRTPLDRTAAALQAERSAAGQYLAAPGPDPEAVLRAAARETDRAAAPLTLAPGYNRADAEGLGPEAADRLDTLSRVVGALPALRAKLLERTVPWDDAYTVYTAAVDDALAATGSLTALQDHRVAADARVLLEFARSREQLAREDALVRAAQCGGRLTEAQYRQILQAGYARAQFERTAAPDLRPVDRTALAAVTGSPEYQELRRYEEQLANAVDPAAALQSVSAIRWAAATDSVARALAGVERQAGSAAAERANPYALGLFGTSGATVLLGLAAVLASLLISVRIGRGLVAELHALRNSALELAGRKLPATMRRLRAGEEVDVDAEVPPRDHGDDEIGQVHHALDRVQRAAVTAAVERAEVLSGVSGVFVNLARRSQVLVHRQLTLLDAMERRTEDPAELDDLFKLDHLTTRMRRHAEGLIILSGAAPGRAWRKPVPLTDVVRAAVAEVEEYARVDVHRLPYAAVTGPAVADLTHLVAELVENATGFSPPHTKVRIRGEAVGNGYALEIEDRGLGMGPEALADANRRIGASEQVDLFDSDRLGLFVVSRLAKRHGVKVALRPSAYGGTTAVVLLPTDLLDPREAESRPQAPQPAARPAAAPAVPVASAVPAVPAASELRPPVRTLPPHPAPDPAVPAVPEDELPRRVRQASLAPQLREAPEPPRPGRRPAEPADRDPEQARSAMAAFQQGWQRGRGGGPDGTPFAPHDRGDRAR; encoded by the coding sequence ATGGTCCCCGTGGTGTCCGTGATGGCCCTGTGGGCGTTCGCCACCGTCACCACCGCCGGCGACGTCTGGGACCTGCTGCGGATCAAGAACGTCGACGCCACCCTGCGCACCCCGCTCGACCGCACCGCCGCCGCCCTGCAGGCCGAACGCAGCGCCGCCGGACAGTACCTCGCCGCCCCCGGCCCCGACCCGGAGGCCGTCCTGCGCGCCGCCGCCCGGGAGACCGACCGGGCCGCCGCCCCGCTCACCCTCGCCCCCGGCTACAACCGCGCCGACGCCGAAGGGCTCGGCCCCGAGGCCGCCGACCGCCTCGACACCCTCAGCCGCGTCGTCGGCGCCCTCCCCGCGCTGCGCGCCAAGCTGCTGGAACGCACCGTCCCCTGGGACGACGCCTACACCGTCTACACCGCCGCCGTCGACGACGCGCTCGCCGCCACCGGCTCGCTCACCGCCCTCCAGGACCACCGGGTCGCCGCCGACGCCCGGGTGCTGCTGGAGTTCGCCCGCTCCCGAGAGCAACTCGCCCGCGAGGACGCCCTGGTGCGCGCCGCCCAGTGCGGCGGGCGGCTCACCGAGGCGCAGTACCGGCAGATCCTCCAGGCCGGTTACGCCCGCGCCCAGTTCGAGCGGACCGCCGCCCCCGACCTGCGCCCCGTCGACCGCACCGCGCTGGCCGCCGTCACCGGCAGCCCCGAGTACCAGGAACTGCGGCGCTACGAGGAGCAGTTGGCGAACGCCGTTGACCCGGCCGCCGCCCTGCAGTCCGTCTCCGCCATCCGCTGGGCCGCCGCCACCGACAGCGTCGCTCGCGCGCTGGCCGGCGTCGAACGGCAGGCCGGTTCGGCCGCCGCCGAGCGCGCGAACCCCTACGCCCTGGGCCTGTTCGGCACCTCCGGCGCCACCGTGCTGCTCGGCCTGGCCGCCGTCCTCGCCTCGCTGCTGATCTCGGTCCGGATCGGCCGCGGCCTGGTCGCCGAACTGCACGCCCTGCGCAACTCCGCCCTCGAACTGGCCGGCCGCAAACTCCCCGCCACCATGCGGCGGTTGCGGGCCGGCGAGGAGGTCGACGTGGACGCCGAGGTGCCGCCGCGCGACCACGGCGACGACGAGATCGGCCAGGTCCACCACGCCCTCGACCGCGTCCAGCGGGCCGCCGTCACCGCCGCCGTCGAACGCGCCGAGGTGCTCTCCGGCGTCTCCGGCGTGTTCGTCAACCTGGCCCGCCGCAGCCAGGTCCTGGTGCACCGCCAACTCACCCTGCTGGACGCGATGGAGCGCCGCACCGAGGACCCGGCCGAACTCGACGACCTGTTCAAGCTCGACCACCTCACCACCCGGATGCGCCGCCACGCCGAGGGCCTGATCATCCTCTCCGGCGCCGCCCCCGGCCGGGCCTGGCGCAAGCCCGTCCCGCTCACCGACGTGGTCCGGGCCGCCGTCGCCGAGGTCGAGGAGTACGCCCGGGTCGACGTCCACCGCCTCCCGTACGCCGCCGTCACCGGCCCCGCCGTCGCCGACCTCACCCACCTGGTCGCCGAACTCGTCGAGAACGCCACCGGGTTCTCGCCCCCGCACACCAAGGTCCGGATCCGCGGCGAGGCGGTCGGCAACGGCTACGCCCTGGAGATCGAGGACCGCGGCCTGGGCATGGGCCCCGAGGCGCTCGCCGACGCCAACCGGCGGATCGGCGCCAGCGAACAGGTCGACCTCTTCGACAGCGACCGCCTCGGCCTGTTCGTGGTCAGCCGCCTCGCCAAGCGCCACGGCGTCAAGGTCGCGCTGCGCCCCTCCGCGTACGGCGGCACCACCGCGGTCGTGCTGCTGCCCACCGACCTGCTCGACCCGCGCGAGGCCGAATCCCGGCCGCAGGCACCGCAACCCGCAGCCCGGCCCGCGGCCGCTCCCGCCGTCCCCGTCGCTTCCGCCGTCCCCGCCGTCCCCGCCGCATCCGAACTCCGGCCGCCCGTAAGGACGTTGCCGCCGCACCCGGCGCCCGACCCGGCCGTGCCCGCCGTGCCGGAGGACGAACTCCCGCGCCGGGTACGGCAGGCCAGCCTCGCCCCGCAACTGCGCGAGGCCCCCGAACCGCCCCGCCCCGGGCGGCGCCCCGCCGAACCCGCCGACCGCGACCCCGAGCAGGCCCGCTCCGCGATGGCCGCCTTCCAGCAGGGCTGGCAGCGCGGCCGGGGCGGCGGACCGGACGGCACCCCCTTCGCCCCCCACGACCGAGGAGACCGCGCCCGATGA
- a CDS encoding DUF2306 domain-containing protein, translating into MTPHRPAALEVPTPARRSGALRRTGRIAVPTLALLIAAVSARYFTLDPDTFLEEQRAVYLAHLAPLLLHIGGGVVALSLGPLQFLSGLRARRPALHRWTGRVYVLAAAAMGLGGLLVAPHGLYPPVAPLGFVLLAVLTLTTTALGLHHARHGRIPAHRRWMLRSYALMFTAVTFRLWLVLLTPTGLPAALVYASGAWISWIINLAVAERLLRRAR; encoded by the coding sequence ATGACACCCCACCGTCCCGCCGCGCTCGAAGTCCCGACCCCCGCGCGGAGGTCCGGCGCCCTGCGCCGGACCGGCCGGATCGCCGTCCCGACCCTGGCGCTGCTCATCGCGGCCGTCTCCGCCCGCTACTTCACGCTCGACCCCGACACCTTCCTGGAGGAGCAGCGCGCCGTCTACCTCGCCCACCTCGCGCCGCTCCTGCTCCACATCGGCGGCGGCGTCGTCGCGCTCTCCCTCGGCCCGCTCCAGTTCCTTTCCGGTCTGCGCGCCCGCCGCCCCGCCCTGCACCGCTGGACCGGCCGCGTCTACGTCCTGGCCGCCGCCGCGATGGGCCTCGGCGGGCTGCTCGTCGCCCCGCACGGCCTCTACCCCCCGGTCGCTCCGCTCGGTTTCGTCCTGCTCGCCGTCCTCACCCTCACCACCACCGCGCTCGGCCTGCACCACGCCCGGCACGGCCGCATCCCCGCCCACCGCCGCTGGATGCTCCGCTCCTACGCGCTGATGTTCACCGCCGTCACCTTCCGGCTCTGGCTCGTCCTGCTCACCCCCACCGGCCTGCCCGCCGCCCTGGTCTACGCCTCCGGCGCCTGGATCTCCTGGATCATCAACCTGGCCGTCGCGGAGCGGCTGCTGCGCAGGGCCCGCTGA